Proteins encoded within one genomic window of Conchiformibius steedae:
- the hemE gene encoding uroporphyrinogen decarboxylase yields the protein MATLKNDTFLRALLRQPVEYTPVWMMRQAGRYLPEYRATRAQAGDFLSLCQNVELATEVTLQPLERFDLDAAILFSDILTVPDAMGLELYFSTGEGPKFAKPVQNEVDVAALTVPDMEKLRYVFDAVTSIRRALDGRVPLIGFSGSPFTLACYMVEGGGSKDFRNIKTMMYARPDLLHRILDVNARAVTEYLNTQIAHGAQAVQIFDTWGGVLSHNAFREFSLAYIRQIIQGLTREHEGRRVPVIVFAKGGGLWLEDMAECGADALGLDWTCNIAQARARVGEQVALQGNLDPFVLFGTPERIRSEVAHILADYGTGSGHVFNLGHGINQFTPPEHAEVLVEAVHELSRPYHSA from the coding sequence ATGGCCACTTTAAAAAACGACACCTTTTTACGCGCCCTATTGCGCCAACCTGTTGAATATACACCCGTATGGATGATGCGCCAAGCAGGGCGCTACCTGCCCGAATACCGCGCCACCCGCGCACAAGCAGGCGATTTTTTGTCTTTGTGCCAAAATGTTGAGCTGGCAACCGAAGTCACTTTACAACCTTTGGAACGCTTTGATTTAGACGCAGCGATTTTGTTTTCCGACATTTTAACCGTGCCCGATGCCATGGGCTTGGAACTGTATTTCAGCACGGGCGAAGGTCCTAAATTCGCCAAACCCGTGCAAAACGAAGTCGATGTTGCTGCGCTTACCGTTCCCGATATGGAAAAACTGCGCTATGTGTTTGATGCGGTAACTTCTATCCGCCGCGCTTTAGACGGGCGTGTGCCGCTGATTGGTTTTTCGGGCAGTCCGTTTACGCTGGCGTGCTATATGGTGGAAGGCGGCGGCAGCAAAGATTTCCGCAACATCAAAACCATGATGTACGCCCGACCCGATTTGCTGCACCGTATTTTAGACGTCAACGCCCGCGCCGTTACCGAATACCTGAACACCCAAATCGCCCACGGCGCACAAGCAGTGCAGATTTTTGATACTTGGGGCGGAGTACTGTCGCACAATGCCTTCCGCGAATTCAGTTTGGCGTATATCCGCCAGATTATTCAAGGCTTAACCCGCGAACACGAAGGACGGCGCGTGCCTGTTATCGTGTTTGCCAAAGGCGGCGGGCTGTGGCTGGAAGACATGGCAGAGTGCGGCGCAGACGCTTTAGGCTTGGATTGGACCTGCAACATCGCCCAAGCCCGCGCCCGTGTAGGCGAACAAGTTGCCCTGCAAGGCAATTTAGACCCCTTTGTGCTGTTTGGCACGCCCGAACGCATCCGCAGCGAAGTCGCACATATTTTGGCAGATTACGGCACAGGCAGTGGTCATGTGTTTAATTTGGGACACGGCATCAACCAGTTTACCCCACCCGAACACGCCGAAGTTTTGGTAGAAGCGGTACACGAACTGTCGCGCCCGTATCACAGTGCCTAA